In one window of Cellulophaga sp. HaHa_2_95 DNA:
- a CDS encoding G-D-S-L family lipolytic protein gives MKNIKYILLSAVSLTFFACNDIEDVDRVEAELMVDSPALVAGSADFSNFVAVGNSLTAGFTDNALFIASQENSLPNMLSQRFALIGGGDFTQPLMNDNVGGIAVGGNRILEPRLVFGGAGPVSLESIIGPVTVSTDLAFNNPTGPFNNMGVPGAKSFHLLAPGYGNIANLSLGLANPYFVRMTGETPNASVLDLALAQAPTFFSLWIGNNDVLGYALSGGDGTNPLTPVEGAVGVGFSATYATLIGALTANGAKGVVANIPNVTSIPHFTTVPFSPLSPANEAFGPQIPTLNGVFGQLNQVFAFLESQGVTGATERQIVFSETAASAVVVKDESLTDLSAQIAAVLSASDTFPVFVQSFGLPAQAAPLVANLFGTIYGQARQATAADLLVLPSSSIIGTVNTDSVAFLQSQGLSEALATQFSLEGITMPLADKWVLLPSEQEEIAVAVSAFNDIIAANASQAGLALVDVNSILSELATSGIATGDFILKSNLATGGAFSLDGVHPTARGYSFLANEFMKAIDVTYGSNFEASGSLLNPSDYPTNYAAGLQ, from the coding sequence ATGAAGAATATAAAATATATCCTGTTGTCTGCGGTGTCACTTACATTTTTTGCGTGTAATGATATTGAAGATGTAGATAGAGTAGAGGCAGAGTTAATGGTAGATTCCCCTGCGCTTGTAGCGGGTTCTGCAGACTTTTCTAATTTTGTTGCTGTTGGTAATTCACTAACAGCTGGTTTTACGGATAATGCATTATTTATTGCATCGCAAGAAAACTCATTACCTAATATGTTGTCTCAGAGATTTGCATTAATCGGTGGTGGAGATTTTACGCAGCCATTGATGAATGACAATGTTGGAGGAATTGCTGTTGGTGGCAATAGAATTTTAGAACCACGCTTGGTATTTGGTGGAGCCGGTCCGGTTTCATTAGAGTCTATTATAGGGCCAGTTACTGTAAGTACAGATTTAGCTTTTAATAATCCAACGGGTCCCTTTAATAATATGGGAGTTCCTGGGGCAAAAAGTTTTCATTTATTAGCACCTGGTTACGGTAACATAGCAAATCTATCGCTAGGATTAGCGAACCCATATTTTGTTCGTATGACTGGGGAAACCCCAAATGCGAGTGTGTTAGATTTAGCCTTAGCTCAGGCGCCAACCTTCTTTTCATTATGGATTGGTAATAATGATGTTCTTGGTTATGCGTTATCTGGTGGTGATGGTACAAATCCTTTAACTCCTGTAGAAGGAGCGGTAGGAGTTGGGTTTAGTGCAACTTATGCAACATTAATTGGTGCTTTAACGGCAAATGGCGCAAAAGGAGTGGTGGCTAATATACCAAATGTAACTAGTATTCCTCATTTTACGACCGTACCGTTTAGTCCTTTGAGTCCTGCTAATGAAGCATTTGGGCCTCAGATTCCAACGCTTAATGGTGTATTTGGTCAATTAAATCAGGTATTTGCATTTTTAGAGAGCCAAGGAGTTACTGGTGCTACAGAACGTCAAATAGTTTTTTCAGAAACCGCGGCTAGTGCAGTGGTGGTTAAAGATGAATCGTTAACGGATTTATCTGCACAGATTGCAGCAGTGCTAAGTGCTAGTGATACATTTCCTGTATTTGTACAGTCTTTTGGTTTGCCAGCGCAGGCAGCGCCATTAGTAGCAAATCTATTTGGTACTATATATGGTCAAGCAAGGCAAGCAACGGCTGCAGATTTATTAGTGTTACCTAGTTCTTCAATAATAGGTACAGTAAATACAGATTCGGTTGCATTCTTACAATCGCAAGGTTTGTCAGAAGCTTTGGCTACACAGTTTTCTTTAGAAGGTATAACCATGCCTTTGGCAGATAAATGGGTGTTACTACCTAGTGAACAAGAAGAAATAGCAGTAGCAGTGAGTGCTTTTAATGATATTATAGCGGCAAATGCTAGCCAAGCAGGCTTAGCACTTGTAGATGTAAATAGTATCTTAAGTGAATTGGCTACTTCGGGTATTGCAACGGGAGACTTTATATTAAAGTCTAATCTGGCTACAGGTGGTGCCTTTTCTTTAGATGGTGTTCATCCAACAGCCAGAGGGTATTCATTTTTAGCGAATGAATTCATGAAAGCTATTGATGTAACCTATGGTTCTAACTTCGAAGCTTCGGGTTCTTTGTTAAATCCTTCAGATTATCCAACAAACTACGCTGCTGGTTTACAGTAG
- the atpD gene encoding F0F1 ATP synthase subunit beta: MSKVTGKVSQIIGPVVDVEFQSGSELPKIYDSLEIKKKDGSLLVLEVQSHIGENSVRTISMDSTDGLSRGTEVVATGSAIQMPVGDDVYGRLFNVIGDAIDGLGDLPKSGKDGLPIHREAPKFEDLSTSTEVLFTGIKVIDLIEPYAKGGKIGLFGGAGVGKTVLIQELINNIAKGHGGLSVFAGVGERTREGNDLLREMLESGIIKYGDDFMHSMEEGGWDLSKVDKNLMKESKATFVFGQMNEPPGARARVALSGLTIAEYFRDGAGEGQGKDVLFFVDNIFRFTQAGSEVSALLGRMPSAVGYQPTLATEMGAMQERITSTKRGSITSVQAVYVPADDLTDPAPATTFAHLDATTVLSRKIAELGIYPAVDPLDSTSRILTADILGKDHYECAQNVKELLQRYKELQDIIAILGMEELSEEDKLAVGRARRVQRFLSQPFHVAEQFTGLKGVLVDIKETIKGFNMIMDGELDHLPESAFNLKGTIEEAIEAGEKMLAEA; encoded by the coding sequence ATGTCTAAAGTTACAGGTAAAGTTTCCCAAATAATCGGGCCGGTTGTTGATGTTGAATTTCAATCAGGTTCAGAACTTCCAAAAATCTATGATTCTCTAGAGATCAAGAAAAAGGATGGTTCTCTTTTAGTATTAGAAGTTCAATCTCACATTGGTGAAAATTCCGTTAGAACTATTTCTATGGATTCTACCGATGGTTTAAGTAGAGGAACCGAAGTTGTTGCTACAGGTAGTGCAATACAAATGCCAGTTGGTGATGATGTATATGGCCGTTTGTTCAACGTAATCGGAGATGCTATTGATGGTCTTGGAGATTTACCTAAATCAGGTAAAGATGGTCTTCCAATTCACAGAGAAGCTCCAAAATTTGAAGATTTATCAACATCTACTGAAGTACTTTTTACAGGTATCAAAGTAATCGATTTAATTGAGCCTTATGCTAAAGGTGGTAAAATTGGTTTATTTGGTGGTGCAGGTGTAGGTAAAACAGTATTAATCCAAGAGCTTATTAACAACATTGCAAAAGGTCATGGTGGTCTTTCTGTATTTGCTGGAGTAGGGGAACGTACTCGTGAGGGTAATGATTTACTTCGTGAGATGTTAGAATCAGGGATTATAAAATACGGTGATGATTTCATGCACTCTATGGAAGAAGGTGGATGGGATTTATCTAAAGTAGATAAAAACTTAATGAAAGAATCAAAAGCGACTTTCGTTTTTGGTCAGATGAATGAGCCTCCTGGAGCACGTGCGCGTGTTGCTTTATCTGGTTTAACAATCGCAGAATATTTCCGTGATGGTGCAGGTGAAGGTCAAGGAAAGGATGTTTTATTCTTCGTAGATAATATTTTCCGTTTTACGCAAGCAGGTTCAGAGGTTTCGGCTCTTTTAGGTCGTATGCCTTCTGCGGTAGGGTATCAACCAACTTTGGCAACAGAGATGGGTGCCATGCAAGAGCGTATTACATCAACAAAAAGAGGTTCTATTACATCGGTACAGGCGGTTTACGTTCCTGCGGATGATTTAACAGATCCAGCACCAGCAACTACGTTCGCGCATTTAGATGCAACAACAGTACTTTCTCGTAAAATTGCAGAGTTAGGTATTTACCCAGCGGTAGATCCTTTAGATTCTACATCTAGAATTTTAACGGCAGATATTTTAGGAAAAGATCATTATGAGTGTGCTCAAAATGTAAAAGAGCTATTACAACGTTATAAAGAACTTCAAGATATTATTGCCATCTTAGGGATGGAAGAATTGTCTGAAGAAGATAAATTAGCAGTAGGTAGAGCGCGTCGTGTACAACGTTTCTTATCACAGCCTTTCCACGTAGCAGAACAGTTTACGGGGCTAAAAGGGGTGTTGGTAGATATTAAAGAAACTATCAAAGGATTTAATATGATTATGGATGGTGAATTAGATCACTTACCAGAATCTGCTTTTAACCTTAAAGGTACTATCGAGGAAGCTATTGAGGCTGGTGAGAAAATGCTAGCGGAAGCTTAA
- a CDS encoding F0F1 ATP synthase subunit epsilon, with protein sequence MYLEIVSPEATLFSGEVISVTVPGINGEFQMLANHAPIVSLLQEGVVKIQGNNVVIAEAYKTKFSKSATGAITLVISSGTVEMKDNKVIVLAD encoded by the coding sequence ATGTATTTAGAAATCGTATCACCAGAAGCTACCTTATTTTCAGGAGAAGTTATTTCGGTAACTGTGCCAGGGATCAACGGAGAGTTTCAAATGTTAGCGAATCACGCACCTATCGTTTCTTTATTGCAAGAAGGTGTTGTTAAAATTCAAGGTAACAATGTAGTTATTGCGGAGGCTTACAAAACAAAATTTTCTAAGTCGGCTACAGGGGCAATTACTTTAGTAATCTCTAGTGGTACTGTTGAAATGAAAGATAATAAAGTCATCGTTTTAGCAGATTAA
- a CDS encoding GNAT family N-acetyltransferase — protein sequence MKITYSSTKTDKELVQILRLQQENLYRNVSNEEKLAEGFVTVEHSYELLKEMNDFCPHTIAIDDQGNLAGYALSMHPSFRDKIDVLKPMFQVIDPLIASEEKYMLMGQICVSKNHRKQGVFRGLYAHMKEQLEQEYITIVTEIDALNNRSMQAHKAVGFEEMARYTANGQEWVVVRMQL from the coding sequence ATGAAAATCACCTATTCTAGCACTAAAACTGATAAAGAATTAGTCCAAATATTACGTTTACAACAAGAAAACTTATATCGTAACGTCTCAAACGAAGAAAAATTGGCAGAAGGCTTTGTTACCGTTGAACATTCTTATGAACTTTTAAAAGAAATGAATGATTTTTGCCCACATACGATAGCTATAGATGACCAAGGAAATCTAGCAGGGTACGCCTTAAGCATGCATCCATCGTTTAGAGACAAAATAGACGTCCTTAAGCCCATGTTTCAAGTAATAGACCCACTAATAGCTTCAGAAGAAAAATACATGCTTATGGGTCAAATTTGCGTTTCTAAAAATCATAGAAAACAAGGAGTATTTAGAGGCTTGTATGCGCACATGAAAGAGCAACTAGAACAGGAATATATTACCATTGTTACCGAAATAGATGCTTTAAATAACAGATCTATGCAAGCGCACAAGGCGGTTGGCTTTGAAGAAATGGCTAGATATACTGCTAACGGGCAAGAATGGGTGGTGGTACGCATGCAGCTCTAA
- a CDS encoding right-handed parallel beta-helix repeat-containing protein, translating to MRRLLLIPFLVTFLIGNSSSCKKDTDFIAEVIEAELLEEELIEEVIPEVEDEEVSEPEIPEEDPATEEEDNNTSLKKDQGSSYCGPYTISEPLVLTGLKDIILSGLDISNPSGHAITLTDCSNVVIKESYLHHSSGNGVLIVSSSNITIENNTLEAVSTGVYAQYSQGVKVLNNDVKNVVGPFPRGQMAQFANCTGAGNKINYNVLENFIGESYAEDAINLFNSTGTSSSPIEIYGNWIRGGGPSGTGGGIMTGDNGGAYVIVKNNILVNPGQYGIAIAGGTNIKIHDNVVYAKEQTFTNVGLYIWNQSPTSSCQSNQIYNNKVCWTNKKGYFNAAWNSGNCGTVIGWDENTWDTEFNGSILPETILSDCNN from the coding sequence ATGAGACGATTATTATTAATCCCTTTTTTAGTAACCTTTCTTATTGGAAATTCTAGTTCTTGTAAAAAGGATACGGATTTTATTGCTGAAGTTATTGAGGCTGAGCTGTTAGAGGAAGAACTCATCGAGGAGGTTATTCCTGAAGTGGAAGATGAGGAAGTATCTGAACCTGAAATACCCGAAGAAGATCCCGCAACGGAAGAAGAGGATAACAATACCTCGTTGAAAAAGGATCAAGGTTCTTCGTATTGCGGTCCATATACCATTTCAGAACCCTTAGTATTAACAGGATTGAAAGATATCATACTTAGTGGTTTAGATATTTCTAATCCGTCAGGACATGCCATAACCCTTACAGATTGTTCCAATGTGGTAATAAAAGAATCATATTTACACCACTCTTCAGGTAATGGTGTATTAATAGTTTCTTCTAGTAATATTACCATTGAAAACAACACCTTAGAAGCTGTTTCTACGGGTGTATATGCCCAATATAGTCAAGGTGTGAAAGTTTTAAATAACGATGTTAAAAATGTTGTCGGACCTTTTCCTAGAGGACAAATGGCACAGTTTGCTAATTGCACTGGTGCTGGGAATAAAATAAACTATAATGTTTTAGAAAATTTTATAGGAGAAAGTTATGCCGAAGATGCCATAAATTTATTTAATAGTACTGGAACTTCTTCAAGTCCAATTGAAATATATGGGAATTGGATTCGTGGGGGAGGGCCAAGTGGTACCGGCGGAGGTATTATGACCGGTGATAATGGAGGTGCTTATGTGATTGTTAAAAATAATATTTTAGTAAATCCAGGACAGTATGGGATTGCCATAGCTGGAGGTACAAACATCAAGATACATGACAATGTGGTATACGCAAAAGAACAAACTTTTACGAATGTAGGTCTTTATATTTGGAATCAGAGCCCCACATCAAGCTGTCAATCAAACCAAATTTATAATAACAAAGTATGCTGGACAAATAAAAAGGGGTATTTCAATGCTGCTTGGAACTCAGGAAATTGTGGTACTGTTATAGGCTGGGATGAAAATACTTGGGATACGGAGTTTAATGGTTCCATATTACCTGAAACCATTTTATCTGATTGCAATAATTAA
- a CDS encoding tyrosine-protein kinase family protein: protein MEKEQYKYLPVAEEESTLNIREILSKYLRHWPWFLGLLCLTLGTAVAYLKLGPKTYQTVSSIIINDEENGSSSGSPSNMDIDLLSGLKTNSIANELGLLRSKRLMFNTAKALNLNVAYLDDSGFIKKELYDQSPVIVQVLRFDEKLLEKEIIEKNNWYRIRKKGTESFELINEATDVSKTIKYGTPIELGFADFIVKPNTDSSLFSGKWESVLIAFFPLNSVAENYSKKLAVNIVEEKSTLLELGLEDRVSKKAEDILNQLVYEYNKEAIEDKNLIAKNTADFIDERLQIINGELDSVESGKENYKEQNRLTDIGVESSMLIQNVSEFNREQQQIQTQLELTQSILSYADNDSYNLFPSNLGLENSSSNELISEYNALVIERNRLAASSTEQNPVVKGMSEQINRLKYNLKSNLEGTRNNLMIAEDNLRRKSGSLGFQMSQIPGQERQVRGIERQQGIKEALYLYLLQKREENTLALSVSAPKAKIVDEAFSTRNSISPSPKVVLGGAILLALLIPVVFIRGRELWNNKIESRMDVEKGSKDVPILGELPKLGKKDSEFILTNDRSVLAESFRILSANLQYAMINNPSSNNGKTIFVTSTTKGEGKTFVAVNLAITLALSGKKVLLVGGDLRNPQLHRFDTNLKKVFGVSDYLVNSTQNLSELYQDTELHESLKILPSGSIPPNPAELFQMDRLGTMFKQLEQEFDYIVVDTAPALLVADTFLINRFALVTLYVVRSEVTKKEALQFVNDSKRSGKLKNVSLVINDLKLKNFAYGNKYGYSYGE, encoded by the coding sequence ATGGAAAAGGAGCAATACAAATATTTACCGGTTGCAGAAGAAGAAAGCACTTTAAATATCCGTGAAATTCTAAGCAAATATTTACGCCATTGGCCCTGGTTTTTAGGGCTTCTCTGCTTAACACTAGGAACAGCTGTAGCCTATCTAAAATTAGGTCCAAAAACCTACCAAACGGTGTCCAGTATCATTATTAATGATGAAGAAAATGGAAGTTCTTCTGGATCCCCTTCCAATATGGACATTGATCTCTTAAGTGGTTTAAAAACAAATAGTATTGCTAATGAGCTAGGTTTACTTCGCTCCAAACGTTTAATGTTTAATACAGCAAAGGCATTGAACCTCAATGTGGCATATTTAGATGATTCAGGCTTTATAAAAAAAGAGCTTTACGATCAAAGTCCAGTAATAGTACAGGTATTACGCTTTGATGAAAAGTTATTAGAGAAAGAAATAATCGAAAAGAACAATTGGTATAGAATTCGTAAAAAGGGAACTGAGAGTTTTGAGTTAATTAATGAAGCAACAGATGTTTCAAAAACAATTAAATACGGCACCCCAATTGAATTGGGATTTGCAGATTTTATCGTAAAACCTAATACCGATTCTTCATTATTTTCAGGAAAATGGGAAAGTGTATTAATCGCATTTTTCCCTCTCAATAGCGTTGCTGAAAATTATTCTAAAAAATTGGCGGTTAATATCGTAGAAGAGAAATCTACTTTGTTAGAATTAGGATTAGAAGATAGAGTCAGCAAAAAAGCAGAAGATATATTAAATCAATTGGTGTATGAATACAACAAAGAGGCCATAGAGGACAAAAACTTGATTGCCAAAAATACCGCAGATTTCATTGATGAACGTTTACAAATAATCAACGGAGAATTAGACTCCGTAGAGTCTGGCAAAGAGAATTATAAAGAGCAAAATAGGCTTACCGATATTGGTGTAGAATCTTCCATGCTTATTCAAAACGTAAGTGAATTTAATAGAGAGCAACAACAGATCCAAACACAGCTGGAGCTTACGCAGTCCATATTAAGTTATGCTGATAACGACAGCTATAACTTGTTTCCTTCTAACTTGGGTTTGGAGAATTCGTCCTCCAATGAACTTATTTCTGAATATAATGCCTTAGTCATTGAACGTAACAGATTAGCAGCTAGCTCTACAGAACAAAACCCAGTCGTTAAAGGCATGTCAGAGCAAATTAATAGATTAAAATACAATCTTAAATCTAATTTAGAAGGTACGCGAAACAACTTAATGATTGCTGAGGATAATTTAAGAAGAAAATCTGGATCTCTAGGCTTTCAAATGTCCCAAATTCCTGGGCAAGAACGTCAAGTAAGAGGTATTGAACGCCAACAAGGCATCAAAGAAGCCTTGTATTTATATTTACTCCAAAAAAGAGAAGAGAACACCTTAGCTTTATCTGTTTCTGCACCCAAAGCAAAAATTGTAGATGAAGCCTTTAGTACCCGTAATAGCATATCGCCAAGTCCTAAAGTAGTTTTAGGGGGTGCCATTCTATTAGCTTTATTAATTCCTGTAGTATTTATTAGAGGACGTGAGTTATGGAATAACAAAATAGAAAGCAGAATGGATGTTGAAAAAGGATCTAAGGATGTCCCCATTTTAGGAGAATTACCTAAGCTAGGAAAAAAAGATAGTGAATTTATCTTGACGAATGACCGCTCTGTCTTGGCTGAATCTTTTAGGATTCTCTCTGCCAATTTGCAATATGCTATGATTAATAATCCAAGCAGTAATAACGGAAAAACAATTTTCGTCACCTCTACCACTAAAGGAGAGGGAAAGACATTTGTAGCGGTAAATTTAGCCATTACCTTGGCGCTTTCTGGTAAAAAAGTACTCTTAGTTGGAGGAGATTTAAGAAACCCGCAACTGCATCGTTTTGACACCAATTTAAAGAAAGTATTTGGCGTAAGTGACTATTTGGTGAATAGCACTCAAAATCTTTCAGAACTATACCAAGATACGGAATTGCATGAAAGTCTAAAAATACTTCCATCTGGCTCTATTCCTCCCAACCCGGCAGAATTATTTCAGATGGATCGTTTGGGAACCATGTTTAAACAATTAGAGCAAGAATTTGATTATATCGTAGTAGATACCGCTCCTGCTTTATTGGTAGCCGACACTTTTTTAATTAACAGATTTGCCTTGGTTACCTTATACGTCGTACGCTCTGAAGTAACTAAAAAAGAAGCTTTACAATTTGTAAATGACTCAAAGAGAAGTGGTAAACTAAAAAATGTCAGTTTAGTCATTAACGATCTAAAGTTAAAAAACTTTGCCTACGGAAATAAGTATGGCTACTCTTACGGAGAGTAA
- a CDS encoding undecaprenyl-phosphate glucose phosphotransferase, with amino-acid sequence MKKSYFVIPLSFVFHIISLNLILFLSVPKVYNHGYSIIYYNLSWLLITYSIDFYPTARREGFGTNLRNFINLFVLFGLVYFTSFTFLSDRTYPLGYLVLVYALICLMLTLFRIIFYWARNLYRSNGLSKGVRVVVIGRDKNLKKLRRIFDTGSYGYRYMGYFDNTKSGSPTYIGTIQDSFSYIFENNVEEVYCMASRLSKSEIQELMRIADNSLKKIKIVPDNKELFSRAMSIELYGEVPVLNLRASPLELEYANVVKRIFDIVFSSLVIVFLLSWLTPLVWILMKIDSKGPLFFKQKRHGVNRNTFLCYKFRSMTKNEDSDTQMATKGDMRITKLGRILRKTSIDELPQFFNVLQGNMSVVGPRPHMQLHTEQFEKSVDKYLVRHFLKPGITGLAQIKGYRGEIVENSDIVNRVRYDIFYMEKWSLQLDLRIIYYTVVNAIRGEERAY; translated from the coding sequence ATGAAGAAGTCATATTTTGTCATTCCATTATCCTTTGTATTTCATATTATATCCTTAAACCTGATACTCTTCCTTTCGGTTCCAAAAGTATATAATCATGGATATAGCATCATATATTACAACCTCTCTTGGTTGTTAATCACCTATAGTATTGATTTTTACCCAACCGCAAGAAGAGAAGGCTTTGGTACCAATTTAAGGAATTTTATCAACCTATTCGTATTATTTGGTTTGGTCTATTTTACCTCCTTTACCTTTTTAAGTGATAGAACCTACCCCTTAGGCTACCTCGTATTGGTATATGCGTTAATTTGCTTAATGCTCACGTTGTTTCGCATTATATTCTATTGGGCACGCAATTTATACCGCTCAAATGGTTTAAGTAAAGGAGTGCGCGTAGTCGTAATTGGCAGGGATAAAAATCTCAAAAAATTGCGTCGCATCTTTGATACAGGAAGCTATGGCTATCGGTATATGGGGTATTTTGATAATACAAAATCAGGAAGTCCTACATACATAGGAACTATTCAAGATTCCTTCTCCTATATTTTTGAAAATAATGTAGAAGAAGTATACTGTATGGCTTCTAGGCTTTCTAAAAGTGAAATTCAAGAACTCATGCGTATTGCAGATAACAGCTTGAAGAAAATAAAAATTGTCCCAGACAATAAAGAATTATTTTCCAGAGCCATGTCTATTGAGTTATATGGAGAGGTACCCGTATTAAATTTAAGAGCGTCCCCTTTAGAATTAGAATATGCTAATGTGGTGAAACGAATTTTTGATATAGTATTTTCTAGCTTGGTTATTGTGTTTTTGCTTTCGTGGTTAACTCCTCTCGTCTGGATTTTAATGAAGATTGATTCCAAAGGCCCACTATTCTTTAAACAAAAAAGACATGGAGTAAATCGAAACACCTTTTTATGCTATAAGTTTAGATCCATGACCAAGAATGAAGATAGCGATACACAGATGGCTACAAAAGGGGATATGCGGATTACAAAATTAGGCCGAATTTTGCGTAAAACAAGTATTGACGAGTTACCACAATTCTTTAACGTTTTACAAGGAAATATGAGTGTGGTAGGTCCAAGACCTCATATGCAATTGCATACAGAACAATTTGAAAAATCTGTAGATAAATACTTAGTTCGCCATTTTTTAAAACCAGGAATAACGGGGCTAGCCCAAATTAAAGGATATCGTGGAGAGATTGTTGAAAATTCCGATATTGTAAATCGCGTACGCTATGATATATTTTATATGGAAAAATGGTCGCTTCAATTAGACTTGAGAATTATTTATTATACCGTTGTAAATGCCATACGTGGAGAAGAACGTGCTTATTAA
- a CDS encoding WecB/TagA/CpsF family glycosyltransferase, with translation MTKFSTIPCLGYTVFADQLKNLPEAKNTVINTINQYSYCMAEKDQNFKQALLSSDVLLPDGVGITFAAKFLYGERIKKIAGADLHTYFLNDLNARSGSCFYLGASNETLEKIKCKIKIEYPNIKVGSYSPPFKKTFSTEDNAQMITEVNSFKPDVLFIGMTAPKQEKWSFEHRNTLDAGYICAIGAVFDFYAGTVARPSEFWQNLGLEWLGRFIKEPKRMWTRYVTNGFKYLGYLLQAKVKG, from the coding sequence ATGACTAAATTTTCAACCATACCCTGTTTAGGATATACCGTCTTTGCAGACCAGTTAAAAAACTTACCTGAAGCTAAAAATACTGTAATTAATACCATAAACCAGTACTCCTACTGCATGGCAGAAAAAGATCAAAATTTTAAACAAGCCCTGCTGAGCTCAGATGTTTTACTACCTGATGGTGTTGGCATTACTTTCGCTGCTAAATTTTTATATGGTGAAAGAATTAAAAAAATTGCTGGTGCAGATTTGCACACCTATTTTTTAAATGATTTAAATGCAAGAAGTGGTTCTTGCTTTTATTTAGGTGCTTCAAATGAAACCTTAGAAAAAATAAAATGTAAAATAAAAATAGAGTACCCAAATATAAAAGTAGGCTCCTATTCTCCTCCGTTTAAAAAAACATTTTCAACTGAAGATAATGCTCAAATGATTACAGAAGTAAATAGTTTTAAACCAGATGTCTTGTTTATAGGCATGACAGCTCCGAAACAAGAAAAATGGAGTTTTGAACATAGAAACACTTTAGATGCAGGATATATTTGTGCCATAGGAGCCGTATTTGATTTTTATGCCGGGACCGTAGCTAGGCCAAGTGAATTTTGGCAGAACTTAGGCTTGGAGTGGTTAGGGCGATTCATAAAAGAGCCTAAACGTATGTGGACACGCTATGTCACGAACGGATTTAAATACTTAGGCTATTTACTTCAGGCAAAAGTAAAAGGTTAA
- a CDS encoding DapH/DapD/GlmU-related protein → MIKNLIRNLRFYYLMKIKWKKYSIGENFYAGMRVQLWAKNSLIIGKNFYIGRDSQIEADCTIGDNVIFGNKVAIVGKYDHHYQQLGVPIRMASRIRDESYNWKGLSSKTIIEDDVWVGYGAIIMSGVTIRKGSIIAAGAVVTKDTEAYSISGGNPARKITSRFTTEEDLKTHLTLEKDFLTKNKSYTGVEGFPVRNK, encoded by the coding sequence ATGATTAAAAATCTTATTCGCAACCTACGGTTTTATTATCTTATGAAGATAAAATGGAAGAAGTATAGTATAGGAGAAAATTTCTACGCAGGAATGCGCGTACAATTATGGGCTAAAAACAGCTTGATTATTGGTAAAAATTTTTATATCGGAAGAGACTCTCAAATTGAGGCAGACTGCACCATTGGTGATAATGTTATTTTTGGCAATAAAGTGGCTATCGTAGGAAAATATGATCATCATTACCAACAATTGGGCGTACCAATTCGTATGGCCTCTAGAATTAGAGATGAAAGTTATAATTGGAAAGGGCTTTCTAGTAAAACTATCATTGAAGATGATGTTTGGGTAGGTTATGGAGCCATAATCATGAGTGGTGTTACTATTAGAAAAGGTTCAATAATAGCCGCAGGTGCCGTAGTGACCAAAGATACTGAAGCTTATAGTATTTCTGGCGGTAACCCTGCAAGAAAAATTACCTCCCGTTTTACCACAGAAGAAGATCTAAAAACTCATTTGACTTTGGAGAAAGATTTTTTAACTAAAAATAAATCTTATACAGGAGTTGAAGGATTTCCTGTCCGTAATAAATAA